In Paenibacillus guangzhouensis, a single window of DNA contains:
- a CDS encoding winged helix-turn-helix transcriptional regulator, with translation MNHSAKTKQPDISLAICGYSRVLEIISDKWTALIIYALENGGVRYGEIERRIEGISKKMLTQTLRKLEWNGLVQRHITPTVPPMVEYSLTSLGGSLLQPMRELRQWGRDNYWHVEEARANYEAMSEK, from the coding sequence TTGAATCATTCGGCAAAAACAAAACAACCCGACATCTCATTAGCGATATGCGGTTACAGCAGAGTTCTTGAGATTATTTCTGACAAATGGACGGCACTCATCATTTATGCATTGGAAAATGGAGGTGTTCGATACGGAGAAATAGAAAGAAGAATCGAGGGTATTTCGAAAAAAATGCTTACTCAAACGTTGCGCAAACTGGAATGGAATGGGCTTGTCCAGCGCCATATTACGCCAACTGTACCCCCAATGGTAGAATATTCGCTCACGTCTTTAGGGGGAAGTTTGCTACAGCCGATGAGAGAGCTACGACAGTGGGGGAGAGATAATTACTGGCATGTCGAGGAAGCAAGAGCTAATTATGAGGCGATGTCTGAAAAGTGA
- the ahlS gene encoding AhlS family quorum-quenching N-acyl homoserine lactonase — protein MSNIIKARPKLYVIDNGRMRMDKNWLIAMHNPATINNPHAPTQFVEFPIYTVLIDHPEGKILFDTACNPNAMGSEGRWSEYTQQAFPWIASEECYLHNRLEQLHVRPEEIKFVVASHLHLDHAGCLEMFTNATIIVHEDELNGTLQSYARNEKEGAYVWADIDAWIKNNLQWRTVKRDEDNLQLAEGIKIINCGSGHAWGMLGLHIEMPETGGIILASDTIYTAESYGPPVKPPGILYDSVGYRHTVEKIRAIAARTASQVWFGHDADQFALFRKSTEGYYE, from the coding sequence ATGTCGAATATTATTAAAGCCCGCCCTAAGCTATACGTGATTGATAATGGTCGAATGCGAATGGACAAGAACTGGTTGATCGCCATGCATAATCCCGCAACGATCAACAACCCTCATGCACCTACACAGTTCGTGGAATTCCCGATCTATACGGTACTTATCGATCATCCTGAAGGGAAAATACTGTTCGATACTGCATGCAACCCGAACGCCATGGGTAGCGAAGGACGCTGGTCAGAGTACACGCAACAGGCTTTCCCATGGATAGCAAGTGAGGAATGTTATCTACACAATCGTCTGGAGCAGCTCCATGTCAGACCTGAGGAGATCAAATTCGTCGTTGCCTCTCATTTGCATCTGGACCATGCGGGGTGCTTGGAGATGTTCACGAACGCTACGATTATCGTCCATGAAGATGAGCTGAACGGCACATTGCAAAGCTATGCTCGGAATGAAAAAGAAGGAGCATACGTCTGGGCAGATATCGATGCTTGGATCAAAAACAACTTACAGTGGCGAACTGTCAAACGTGATGAAGATAACCTACAGTTAGCTGAAGGCATCAAGATTATTAACTGTGGCAGCGGCCATGCGTGGGGCATGTTAGGACTGCATATTGAAATGCCGGAGACAGGTGGGATCATCCTTGCTTCCGATACCATCTATACGGCAGAAAGTTACGGACCACCAGTAAAACCGCCGGGTATCCTATATGATTCAGTTGGCTATCGGCATACCGTTGAGAAAATTCGAGCGATCGCTGCCCGTACAGCATCTCAAGTGTGGTTTGGGCATGACGCCGATCAATTCGCTCTATTCCGCAAATCAACCGAAGGCTATTACGAATGA
- a CDS encoding SDR family oxidoreductase: MKPLHGKVALVAGATRGAGRGIAIELGAAGATVYVTGRTTRSQRSEYNRPETIEETAELVNQAGGQGIAVQVDHLEPEQVQALIARIAHEQGRLDILVNDVWGGEHLIQWHVPVWEQSLEQGFRMLRLAIDTHIMTSHFALPLLIQNKGGLHIEITDGTAAYNDQNYRLSLFYDLAKTSVIRMAKSLAHELAPHHCTAVAVTPGWLRSELMLDHFGVKEENWRDATEQEPHFIISESPHYVGRAIAALAGDPDAARWNGQSVSSGELAKVYDFYDLDGSQPDCWRYLVEVQDAGKPANATGYR, from the coding sequence ATGAAACCTTTACATGGAAAAGTCGCTTTAGTGGCAGGGGCAACACGTGGAGCTGGTCGTGGCATCGCAATCGAATTAGGAGCAGCGGGGGCAACCGTATATGTGACAGGTCGCACAACGCGATCACAGCGCTCTGAATACAATCGACCTGAGACGATCGAAGAGACGGCTGAACTTGTGAATCAAGCGGGAGGCCAAGGGATTGCCGTTCAAGTGGACCATTTGGAGCCCGAACAGGTACAGGCACTTATCGCACGCATTGCGCATGAACAGGGGAGACTAGACATTCTTGTCAATGATGTGTGGGGAGGCGAACATTTGATTCAATGGCATGTGCCCGTGTGGGAGCAGTCCCTTGAACAGGGATTTCGCATGCTTCGGCTGGCGATTGACACGCATATTATGACTAGTCATTTCGCACTGCCGTTGTTAATTCAGAACAAGGGCGGCTTACACATTGAGATCACGGACGGTACGGCAGCTTACAATGACCAGAACTACAGATTATCGCTATTCTATGATCTTGCCAAGACATCCGTCATTCGCATGGCAAAGTCATTAGCGCACGAACTTGCACCTCATCATTGTACCGCTGTCGCTGTAACCCCAGGCTGGTTGCGATCTGAGCTCATGCTTGATCACTTTGGCGTGAAGGAGGAGAATTGGCGGGATGCCACCGAGCAGGAACCACATTTCATCATTTCGGAATCGCCTCATTATGTTGGGCGTGCCATCGCAGCATTAGCTGGCGATCCAGACGCTGCACGTTGGAACGGTCAGTCAGTATCTAGCGGCGAACTAGCAAAAGTATATGACTTTTACGATCTTGACGGTTCGCAGCCTGACTGCTGGCGATATCTCGTCGAAGTCCAGGATGCTGGTAAACCGGCGAATGCTACGGGGTATCGTTAA